A region from the Coffea eugenioides isolate CCC68of chromosome 9, Ceug_1.0, whole genome shotgun sequence genome encodes:
- the LOC113783063 gene encoding pentatricopeptide repeat-containing protein At4g33990, translating to MFRLLPAWKGRHFSTSLPYVRSNYHWYSTNAICLQIPPNDIEDEKNEIDFELLFSSCTKTDIVRRLHALLIVSGRAQRLSHTTRLVNLYAHLGDVSLSCSTFNQIQTKDTYSWNSMLSAYVRNGQFTEAVNCVYKMLSMSDVRPDFYTFPPVLKACGRLIDGMRLHGWVFKLGLEWDVFVASALVHMYCRFGQFIVANRIFKDMPSRDMGCWNSVISGFCQNGNAAEALAILDQMRLEGIKMDSVTVSSILPVCAQMNDSLRGMLVHLYAIKHHLEVDVYVSNALINMYAKFGELESAQKVFDQMVLRDIVSWNSVIAAYEQNDLPGCAIYFFHQMQLNQLQPDLLTMVSIASSIAQTRDCVSAKSIHGYILRRCWINEDVVLGNSIVDMYAKLGIMDSARMVFDEMFVKDVVSFNTMIAGYGQNGLASEAIEIFRMMPCKNITPDEGTWVSVLPAYAHLGALREGTKAHGQVFKRGLHWDIFVGTCLVDLYGKCGRLDEALLLFYEVPRTSSVPWNAIIACHGIHGCGGTSLQLFRDMLDEGVQPDHITFLSILAACSHSGLVDQGKSYFHLMQQEYEIKPGMKHYGCMVDLYGRAGHLEKAYNFIKCMPVPPDASVWGALLNACRIHGNIELGKVASHHLFEVDSDNVGYYVLLSNIYANVGRWEGVDVVRSWARDKGLRKTPGWSSIELNNMIEVFYTGHPQSEEMYMELAILTAKAKDLGYAPDYSFVLQDVEDDEKENILTSHSERLAIAYGILNSPPKSTIRIFKNLRVCGDCHNMTKFISKITEREIIVRDSNRFHHFKDGFCSCGDYW from the coding sequence ATGTTCAGATTGTTGCCAGCCTGGAAAGGTAGGCATTTTTCAACATCTCTTCCATATGTTCGATCCAACTATCATTGGTATTCCACGAATGCAATCTGCCTTCAGATTCCACCAAATGACATTGAGGATGAgaagaatgagattgattttgagCTTTTATTCAGCTCATGCACCAAAACTGATATCGTTAGGAGGCTTCATGCCCTCCTTATTGTCTCAGGGAGGGCGCAGAGACTGTCCCACACAACTAGACTTGTCAATCTTTATGCCCATCTGGGTGATGTTTCATTATCTTGCAGTACTTTTAATCAGATACAAACAAAAGACACCTATAGCTGGAACTCGATGTTGTCAGCTTATGTTCGTAATGGCCAATTTACTGAAGCCGTTAATTGTGTTTACAAAATGTTGTCAATGTCTGATGTTCGGCCTGATTTCTATACTTTTCCTCCGGTTCTGAAAGCTTGTGGTAGATTAATTGATGGGATGAGACTACATGGTTGGGTTTTCAAATTGGGCTTGGAATGGGATGTTTTTGTTGCTTCTGCACTGGTCCACATGTATTGCCGCTTTGGGCAGTTTATTGTTGCCAATAGGATCTTCAAGGACATGCCATCTCGAGATATGGGCTGCTGGAATTCTGTGATATCTGGGTTCTGTCAGAATGGGAATGCAGCGGAGGCGTTGGCAATCTTGGATCAAATGAGATTGGAAGGAATTAAGATGGATTCAGTGACTGTTTCTAGCATTCTTCCTGTTTGTGCACAAATGAATGATAGTTTACGAGGCATGCTGGTTCATTTGTATGCCATAAAGCATCACTTGGAAGTTGATGTTTATGTGTCCAATGCCCTGATTAACATGTACGCTAAATTTGGTGAATTAGAAAGCGCCCAGAAGGTTTTTGATCAGATGGTGCTCAGAGATATAGTTTCATGGAACTCAGTGATTGCTGCATATGAGCAAAATGATCTCCCAGGTTGTGCAATCTACTTCTTTCATCAGATGCAACTCAATCAACTTCAGCCAGATTTATTGACAATGGTAAGCATAGCTTCCAGCATTGCTCAGACTAGAGATTGTGTTTCTGCAAAATCCATCCATGGATATATTTTACGGAGATGTTGGATTAATGAAGATGTTGTACTTGGAAATTCAATTGTTGACATGTATGCTAAACTGGGCATTATGGACTCTGCACGCATGgtttttgatgaaatgtttgttAAAGATGTGGTTTCGTTTAACACAATGATCGCAGGTTATGGTCAAAATGGTCTTGCAAGCGAGGCCATTGAAATATTCCGCATGATGCCTTGCAAAAACATAACACCTGATGAGGGTACTTGGGTTAGTGTTTTACCTGCTTATGCTCATCTTGGAGCCTTGCGAGAAGGGACTAAAGCTCATGGCCAGGTTTTCAAAAGAGGTCTACATTGGGATATCTTTGTGGGCACATGCCTGGTTGACTTGTATGGAAAGTGTGGGAGACTGGATGAGGCATTGCTTTTATTCTATGAGGTTCCCAGGACTAGTTCTGTCCCTTGGAATGCAATTATAGCTTGCCATGGAATTCATGGATGCGGTGGGACATCTCTACAACTATTCAGAGATATGCTGGATGAGGGGGTACAGCCAGATCACATAACCTTTTTATCCATATTGGCAGCTTGCAGCCATTCAGGCCTGGTTGACCAAGGTAAATCATATTTTCACCTGATGCAGCAAGAATATGAAATTAAACCTGGTATGAAGCACTATGGGTGCATGGTGGACTTGTATGGTAGGGCCGGACATCTGGAAAAGGCATACAATTTTATTAAATGTATGCCTGTACCTCCTGATGCTTCCGTATGGGGTGCTCTTCTTAATGCTTGTAGAATCCATGGAAATATTGAGTTGGGTAAAGTGGCTTCGCACCACTTGTTTGAAGTTGATTCAGATAATGTTGGGTACTATGTCTTATTGTCAAATATATATGCAAATGTTGGGAGATGGGAAGGGGTTGATGTGGTAAGATCATGGGCTAGAGACAAGGGATTGAGGAAGACACCTGGGTGGAGCTCGATTGAGCTAAATAATATGATTGAGGTATTTTATACTGGACATCCACAGTCTGAAGAGATGTACATGGAACTGGCCATTTTAACTGCCAAAGCAAAAGACCTTGGTTATGCTCCAGACTACAGCTTTGTGTTGCAGGATGTTGAGGATGATGAGAAGGAAAACATTCTCACAAGTCACAGTGAGAGATTGGCTATTGCTTATGGAATCTTAAATTCACCCCCAAAAAGCACTATTCGAATTTTTAAGAACTTGCGTGTTTGTGGAGACTGCCACAATATGACTAAATTTATATCTAAGATCACTGAGAGGGAGATTATTGTGAGAGATTCAAACCGTTTTCATCACTTCAAAGATGGATTTTGTTCTTGTGGAGATTATTGGTAA
- the LOC113782591 gene encoding uncharacterized protein LOC113782591: MQEARKTMCKKNIRVMQLVKLLGSQVATRTGKGDPLCKCCGEEPETTEHALFHCKSRVLAWATFPVSWDGIEEHNWNFWKWWEHMQGARAREDGNKHIEITANFLWQIWKARNGWNFNQDLKGSDLISKKTMEEWIEFDEAGRNSEVTNGTGPQPEDRQSMLAGLMEQHVSIMYTDAGMNQTRMKAGIGIIAKTNNGRILTTWSIPQPRGRDAAELEAIAIRTALSKAIEEDMTSLLILSDCKAVVDRINLGGHGLTSLDMLIEDIKQLSLSFWKCSFFHIRRELNLCSHRLAKFAVNLVHETRWKQSFPVWLNKEAHNDFLAVASLL; this comes from the coding sequence ATGCAAGAGGCAAGAAAAACCATGTGCAAGAAAAATATTAGAGTTATGCAACTTGTCAAATTATTAGGAAGCCAAGTGGCAACAAGGACAGGCAAGGGTGATCCGTTATGCAAATGCTGCGGGGAAGAACCAGAAACGACTGAACATGCACTTTTTCACTGCAAATCTAGAGTGCTGGCTTGGGCAACATTTCCTGTCTCCTGGGACGGCATTGAAGAACATAACTGGAACTTTTGGAAATGGTGGGAACATATGCAGGGTGCCAGAGCAAGAGAGGATGGGAATAAACACATTGAAATTACAGCAAATTTCCTCTGGCAAATTTGGAAGGCAAGAAACGGGTGGAACTTTAACCAGGATCTAAAAGGAAGTGACCTGATATCCAAAAAAACAATGGAAGAATGGATAGAGTTTGATGAAGCTGGAAGGAATTCAGAGGTGACCAATGGTACGGGCCCCCAACCAGAGGACAGACAGAGCATGTTAGCTGGTCTAATGGAACAACATGTTTCCATTATGTATACGGATGCAGGAATGAATCAAACCAGAATGAAAGCAGGAATTGGAATCATTGCTAAAACTAACAATGGCAGGATTCTGACGACTTGGTCTATCCCGCAGCCAAGAGGTAGAGATGCAGCTGAATTGGAGGCTATCGCTATTAGAACAGCTCTGAGCAAGGCTATTGAGGAAGATATGACATCCTTATTGATCCTCTCGGACTGCAAAGCAGTGGTGGATAGGATCAATTTAGGAGGCCATGGTCTAACCTCTCTGGACATGCTCATTGAAGACATAAAGCAGTTGAGTCTTTCATTCTGGAAATGCTCATTCTTTCACATAAGGAGAGAATTGAACCTGTGTAGCCATAGGCTAGCTAAGTTTGCTGTTAACTTGGTACATGAAACTAGGTGGAAGCAATCCTTTCCTGTGTGGCTTAACAAAGAAGCCCACAATGATTTCCTGGCAGTTGCCAGCCTTTTGTAA
- the LOC113783058 gene encoding ACT domain-containing protein ACR9: MGIPSWDDIVLIEHGKNSGEPSVVKVNCPDKAGLGCDLTRIILEFGLYVTRGDFSTDGKWCYIVLWVVPRPSSLKIDWESLKSRLLSACPSCLILSYFNQQSSCSPPPQVYLLKVFCLDRKGLLHDVTKLLCELELSIQKVKVMTTPDGKVLDLFFITDGMDLLHTQERRNKTCKHLGLVLGDYCISCELELAGPEYVGQQDFSSLSPEVAEDLFSCKLSHKDACSQVVTSKVARVNKAMITVDNVLSPAHTLLQIQCTDQKGLIYDILRTFKDLDIQIAYGRISPTAKGYRNMDLFIQKRDGKKIVGDESQVALCSHLKEEMLHPLRVTITSRGPDTELLVANPVELSGKGRPRVFYDVTFALKTLGICIFSAEIDRHSTSDRQWEVYRFLLEESRGFPLASQQARSEIVERVKGTLMGW; this comes from the exons ATGGGGATTCCTTCTTGGGACGATATCGTCTTGATCGAGCATGGGAAGAATTCCGGTGAACCGAGCGTTGTCAAGGTGAACTGCCCTGATAAGGCCGGACTCGGGTGTGATCTCACTCGCATTATTCTCGAATTTGGACTCTATGTCACCCGTGGAG ATTTCTCTACTGATGGAAAATGGTGTTACATCGTGTTGTGGGTTGTTCCACGTCCAAGCTCTTTGAAGATTGATTGGGAGAGCTTGAAAAGCCGGCTTCTCTCTGCTTGCCCATCATGTTTGATTTTGTCCTACTTCAATCAACAATCTAGTTGTTCCCCTCCCCCCCAAGTCTACTTGCTGAAGGTTTTTTGCTTGGATAGGAAAGGACTCTTACATG ATGTAACAAAGCTCCTTTGTGAGCTCGAACTAAGCATTCAAAAAGTCAAAGTGATGACAACTCCAGATGGCAAAGTGTTAGACCTTTTCTTCATCACGGATGGCAT GGACTTGTTACACACTCAAGAAAGACGGAACAAAACTTGCAAACATCTTGGCCTTGTTTTAGGCGACTATTGTATCAGCTGTGAACTTGAGCTAGCTGGGCCTGAATATGTTGGTCAGCAGGACTTCTCCTCTTTGTCACCGGAAGTTGCTGAAGACTTATTCAGTTGCAAGTTGTCCCACAAAGATGCTTGTTCACAGGTTGTCACTTCTAAAGTGGCAAGGGTTAACAAAGCTATGATCACCGTGGATAATGTGTTGAGCCCAGCCCATACATTGCTCCAAATACAATGCACTGATCAAAAGGGCCTCATCTATGACATTTTGAGGACGTTCAAGGATCTAGATATTCAG ATTGCTTATGGAAGAATTTCTCCTACTGCTAAAGGATATCGGAACATGGACCTGTTTATCCAGAAAAGAGATGGGAAAAAGATTGTAGGTGATGAAAGTCAAGTTGCTTTATGTTCTCACCTAAAGGAAGAGATGCTTCATCCGCTGAGAGTCACCATTACCAGCCGTGGCCCTGATACAGAACTCTTGGTTGCTAATCCTGTTGAGTTATCTGGAAAGGGAAGGCCACGTGTTTTTTATGATGTTACATTTGCCCTAAAAACACTTGGGATCTGTATATTTTCG GCTGAGATTGATAGGCATTCAACATCAGATCGCCAGTGGGAAGTGTATAGATTTCTCTTGGAAGAAAGCCGAGGATTCCCATTAGCTAGCCAGCAAGCTCGAAGTGAGATTGTTGAGAGGGTTAAAGGAACTCTGATGGGTTGGTGA